In the Nothobranchius furzeri strain GRZ-AD chromosome 15, NfurGRZ-RIMD1, whole genome shotgun sequence genome, one interval contains:
- the tp73 gene encoding tumor protein p73 isoform X1, with amino-acid sequence MKDWHWISTQRVICPSPDYTSFKMSQSTLTEEGGNYEHLWSSLEPDSTYFELPPNSQRGEHAVPSTSTPANHRNSAEVSMDVFHMRDMNDNVMSQYNLLSSSMESLGSRATSASPYSSENTSSSAVPTPSPYSQPNSTFEGLSPTPAIPSNTDYPGPHAFQVSFQQSSTAKSATWTYSPLLKKLYCQIAKTCPIQIKLSSSPPHGSIIRAMPIYKKAEHVTEVVKRCPNHELGRDFNDGQVAPASHLIRVEGNNLCQYVDDPVTGRQSVFVPFEAPQVGTEFTTILYNFMCNSSCVGGMNRRPILIIITLETRDGQVLGRRSFEGRICACPGRDRKADEDHFREQQALNESVSKNGSASKRSFKQSPPNISSPNINIRKRRHGEEEIYYIPVRGRENFELLMKIKDSLELVELVPQPLVDSYRQQTQQQLLQRPSHISSPSSYSPLSNMNKMHSHGGLSKPQSVNQMMGQHPQQHPNANTSLAHMGPNMLNSNHMQGNSDMNSGHSSQNLVSASHCSSPPYNPDPSLVSFLTSLGCQNFIEYFASQGLQSVYHLQSLSMEDLGALKIPEQSRLAIWRGLQDMKQVAPLQLPNSSHHHEYHGQQLLRSSNMATSAMAAIGAAGGELQRQRVMEAVHFRVRHTITIPNRSAVVGPPGMAAAADEWADFGFDMPDCKMSHSKHSIKEEFMESDVH; translated from the exons ATGAAAGACTGGCACTGGATATCCACTCAAAG AGTGATCTGCCCTTCACCAGACTACACATCCTTTAAGATGTCCCAGTCCACCTTAACAGAAGAAGGAGGCAACTATGAGCACCTGTGGAGCTCCCT AGAACCAGACAGCACCTACTTCGAGCTCCCTCCAAACAGCCAGCGAGGTGAACATGCAGTGCCCTCCACGAGTACGCCAGCGAATCACAGAAACAGTGCAGAGGTCTCCATGGATGTCTTTCACATGAGAGACATGAATGACAACGTAATG TCCCAGTACAACTTGCTGAGCAGCAGCATGGAGAGCCTGGGGAGCCGTGCAACGTCCGCCAGCCCCTACAGCTCTGAGAACACCTCTTCGTCGGCCGTGCCCACCCCTTCGCCTTACTCCCAGCCCAACTCCACCTTTGAGGGCCTGTCTCCCACGCCGGCCATCCCCTCCAACACTGACTACCCCGGGCCACATGCCTTCCAGGTGTCCTTCCAGCAATCCAGCACCGCCAAGTCCGCCACATGGACA TACTCTCCCTTGCTGAAGAAGCTTTACTGCCAGATTGCCAAAACGTGTCCGATCCAGATCAAGCTGTCCTCGTCTCCGCCCCATGGCAGCATCATCAGAGCCATGCCCATCTACAAAAAGGCAGAGCACGTCACAGAGGTGGTCAAACGGTGCCCCAACCATGAACTTGGACGAGACTTTAATGATG GTCAAGTAGCTCCAGCCAGTCACCTGATCAGAGTGGAGGGAAACAACCTCTGTCAGTATGTGGATGACCCTGTCACTGGGAGGCAAAGTGTCTTTGTGCCCTTCGAGGCCCCACAG GTTGGGACAGAGTTCACCACCATCCTCTATAATTTTATGTGCAACAGCAGCTGTGTGGGTGGCATGAACAGACGccccatcctcatcatcatcacgctGGAAACCAGAGA cggccaagtCCTGGGCAGAAGATCCTTTGAGGGTCGGATCTGTGCGTGTCCTGGACGAGACCGCAAAGCTGACGAAGACCACTTCAGGGAACAACAGGCTCTGAATGAAAGCGTGTCCAAAAACGGCAGTGCCAGCAAACGCA GCTTCAAACAGAGTCCGCCAAACATTTCCAGTCCAAATATTAATATAAGGAAGAGGCGACATGGAGAAGAAGAAATTTACTATATTCCG GTTCGTGGTCGGGAGAACTTTGAGCTGCTGATGAAGATCAAAGACAGCTTGGAGCTGGTGGAGCTGGTCCCCCAGCCTCTGGTGGATTCTTATAGACAACAAACACAACAGCAGCTGCTGCAGAGACC GAGCCACATATCATCCCCCTCTTCTTATTCTCCACTGTCCAACATGAACAAGATGCATTCACATGGTGGCCTCAGCAAACCCCAGTCAGTCAACCAGATGATGGGGCAGCATCCTCAGCAGCATCCCAACGCCAACACCTCCCTCGCTCATATGG GTCCAAACATGCTCAACAGCAACCACATGCAGGGCAACAGTGACATGAACAGTGGCCACAGCAGTCAGAATTTAGTGTCTGCTTCCCACTGCAGCTCACCACCTTATAACCCTGACCCCAGCCTTGTCAG TTTTCTCACCAGTCTGGGCTGTCAGAACTTCATTGAGTACTTCGCATCACAAGGCCTCCAGTCTGTGTACCATCTTCAGTCTCTCTCCATGGAG GATTTAGGTGCACTGAAGATACCGGAGCAGTCTCGCCTCGCCATCTGGCGAGGTCTGCAGGACATGAAACAAGTTGCCCCCCTCCAGCTTCCCAACTCCAGTCATCACCATGAATATCATGGTCAGCAGCTGCTCCGCTCTAGCAACATGGCCACCTCTGCAATGGCAGCCATTGGGGCTGCAGGTGGGGAACTGCAGCGTCAGCGGGTGATGGAGGCTGTGCACTTCCGGGTCCGCCACACCATCACCATCCCCAACAGGTCTGCAGTGGTCGGGCCTCCAGGGATGGCAGCAGCTGCTGATGAGTGGGCTGACTTTGGGTTTGACATGCCCGACTGCAAAATGTCTCACAGCAAGCATTCCATCAAGGAGGAGTTCATGGAGAGTGATGTGCACTGA
- the tp73 gene encoding tumor protein p73 isoform X2 gives MYYVKKKSQYNLLSSSMESLGSRATSASPYSSENTSSSAVPTPSPYSQPNSTFEGLSPTPAIPSNTDYPGPHAFQVSFQQSSTAKSATWTYSPLLKKLYCQIAKTCPIQIKLSSSPPHGSIIRAMPIYKKAEHVTEVVKRCPNHELGRDFNDGQVAPASHLIRVEGNNLCQYVDDPVTGRQSVFVPFEAPQVGTEFTTILYNFMCNSSCVGGMNRRPILIIITLETRDGQVLGRRSFEGRICACPGRDRKADEDHFREQQALNESVSKNGSASKRSFKQSPPNISSPNINIRKRRHGEEEIYYIPVRGRENFELLMKIKDSLELVELVPQPLVDSYRQQTQQQLLQRPSHISSPSSYSPLSNMNKMHSHGGLSKPQSVNQMMGQHPQQHPNANTSLAHMGPNMLNSNHMQGNSDMNSGHSSQNLVSASHCSSPPYNPDPSLVSFLTSLGCQNFIEYFASQGLQSVYHLQSLSMEDLGALKIPEQSRLAIWRGLQDMKQVAPLQLPNSSHHHEYHGQQLLRSSNMATSAMAAIGAAGGELQRQRVMEAVHFRVRHTITIPNRSAVVGPPGMAAAADEWADFGFDMPDCKMSHSKHSIKEEFMESDVH, from the exons ATGTACTACGTGAAGAAGAAG TCCCAGTACAACTTGCTGAGCAGCAGCATGGAGAGCCTGGGGAGCCGTGCAACGTCCGCCAGCCCCTACAGCTCTGAGAACACCTCTTCGTCGGCCGTGCCCACCCCTTCGCCTTACTCCCAGCCCAACTCCACCTTTGAGGGCCTGTCTCCCACGCCGGCCATCCCCTCCAACACTGACTACCCCGGGCCACATGCCTTCCAGGTGTCCTTCCAGCAATCCAGCACCGCCAAGTCCGCCACATGGACA TACTCTCCCTTGCTGAAGAAGCTTTACTGCCAGATTGCCAAAACGTGTCCGATCCAGATCAAGCTGTCCTCGTCTCCGCCCCATGGCAGCATCATCAGAGCCATGCCCATCTACAAAAAGGCAGAGCACGTCACAGAGGTGGTCAAACGGTGCCCCAACCATGAACTTGGACGAGACTTTAATGATG GTCAAGTAGCTCCAGCCAGTCACCTGATCAGAGTGGAGGGAAACAACCTCTGTCAGTATGTGGATGACCCTGTCACTGGGAGGCAAAGTGTCTTTGTGCCCTTCGAGGCCCCACAG GTTGGGACAGAGTTCACCACCATCCTCTATAATTTTATGTGCAACAGCAGCTGTGTGGGTGGCATGAACAGACGccccatcctcatcatcatcacgctGGAAACCAGAGA cggccaagtCCTGGGCAGAAGATCCTTTGAGGGTCGGATCTGTGCGTGTCCTGGACGAGACCGCAAAGCTGACGAAGACCACTTCAGGGAACAACAGGCTCTGAATGAAAGCGTGTCCAAAAACGGCAGTGCCAGCAAACGCA GCTTCAAACAGAGTCCGCCAAACATTTCCAGTCCAAATATTAATATAAGGAAGAGGCGACATGGAGAAGAAGAAATTTACTATATTCCG GTTCGTGGTCGGGAGAACTTTGAGCTGCTGATGAAGATCAAAGACAGCTTGGAGCTGGTGGAGCTGGTCCCCCAGCCTCTGGTGGATTCTTATAGACAACAAACACAACAGCAGCTGCTGCAGAGACC GAGCCACATATCATCCCCCTCTTCTTATTCTCCACTGTCCAACATGAACAAGATGCATTCACATGGTGGCCTCAGCAAACCCCAGTCAGTCAACCAGATGATGGGGCAGCATCCTCAGCAGCATCCCAACGCCAACACCTCCCTCGCTCATATGG GTCCAAACATGCTCAACAGCAACCACATGCAGGGCAACAGTGACATGAACAGTGGCCACAGCAGTCAGAATTTAGTGTCTGCTTCCCACTGCAGCTCACCACCTTATAACCCTGACCCCAGCCTTGTCAG TTTTCTCACCAGTCTGGGCTGTCAGAACTTCATTGAGTACTTCGCATCACAAGGCCTCCAGTCTGTGTACCATCTTCAGTCTCTCTCCATGGAG GATTTAGGTGCACTGAAGATACCGGAGCAGTCTCGCCTCGCCATCTGGCGAGGTCTGCAGGACATGAAACAAGTTGCCCCCCTCCAGCTTCCCAACTCCAGTCATCACCATGAATATCATGGTCAGCAGCTGCTCCGCTCTAGCAACATGGCCACCTCTGCAATGGCAGCCATTGGGGCTGCAGGTGGGGAACTGCAGCGTCAGCGGGTGATGGAGGCTGTGCACTTCCGGGTCCGCCACACCATCACCATCCCCAACAGGTCTGCAGTGGTCGGGCCTCCAGGGATGGCAGCAGCTGCTGATGAGTGGGCTGACTTTGGGTTTGACATGCCCGACTGCAAAATGTCTCACAGCAAGCATTCCATCAAGGAGGAGTTCATGGAGAGTGATGTGCACTGA